From a region of the Sporosarcina ureilytica genome:
- a CDS encoding NupC/NupG family nucleoside CNT transporter, producing the protein MKYIIFILCLIAIFLLAYIVSFDRKMVKKKLITIAKIIGIQIILAYIFLHTSLGVTIIGAISKMFEKLLGYANVGIEFVFGGVIESGLASFVILALLPIVFICALLGILQYLKVLPLFVKVMGYLLNKISRLGRLESYSAVSAIVIGMTAVFVSIKDKLPKLNNRQMYSIAACSISTVDLSIVGAYMNMIDPKYVIIAIVLNLFSVFVILSIINPYNPDEDNSALSIQNNPAEKDERGFFEVLADYMMDGFNIILAIIAMLLGFVALIAFLNGIFGAIFGVDFQTILGYLFAPLAFLLGVQWDEAVQFGGLIATKLLSNEFVAMISFIDMEGFSERSIGIISVFLVSFANFGSVGMIIGALKGLCPEQSKVVAGFSMRLLYGATLVSFLSAAVVGLVL; encoded by the coding sequence TTGAAATATATTATTTTCATCCTGTGTTTAATTGCAATCTTTTTATTAGCATATATAGTGAGTTTCGATCGAAAGATGGTTAAAAAGAAACTAATTACAATTGCAAAAATTATTGGAATACAAATCATACTAGCATATATATTCCTTCATACCTCCCTTGGTGTAACAATCATTGGCGCAATATCGAAAATGTTCGAGAAACTGCTAGGTTATGCGAATGTTGGAATTGAATTCGTATTCGGCGGTGTAATTGAAAGCGGATTGGCTTCTTTCGTAATACTCGCCTTACTCCCTATTGTATTTATTTGTGCACTACTTGGGATTTTACAGTATTTAAAGGTTCTCCCTCTGTTTGTTAAGGTGATGGGCTATTTACTTAACAAAATTAGTAGGCTAGGGAGACTAGAATCATATAGTGCGGTAAGTGCAATCGTGATTGGTATGACGGCAGTGTTTGTATCTATCAAAGATAAGCTTCCAAAATTAAATAATAGACAGATGTATTCAATTGCAGCCTGTTCAATTTCAACGGTAGATTTAAGTATCGTTGGGGCTTATATGAACATGATTGACCCTAAATATGTCATTATCGCCATCGTATTAAATTTGTTTAGTGTGTTTGTTATTCTTTCCATCATTAATCCATATAATCCGGATGAAGATAACAGTGCGTTATCCATTCAAAATAATCCGGCGGAAAAAGATGAGCGTGGATTTTTTGAAGTGTTAGCTGACTACATGATGGATGGCTTTAATATTATCCTTGCAATCATAGCGATGTTATTAGGTTTTGTTGCATTAATTGCCTTCCTAAATGGTATATTCGGGGCTATTTTTGGGGTGGATTTCCAAACGATTCTTGGCTATCTCTTTGCGCCTCTTGCATTCCTACTTGGTGTGCAGTGGGACGAGGCTGTCCAATTCGGTGGCCTAATTGCTACAAAGCTTCTTTCCAATGAGTTTGTTGCAATGATAAGCTTTATTGATATGGAAGGTTTTTCGGAAAGATCCATTGGTATTATCTCAGTATTCCTAGTATCGTTTGCAAACTTTGGATCAGTAGGTATGATTATCGGCGCATTAAAAGGCTTATGCCCTGAGCAAAGTAAAGTTGTAGCTGGATTCAGTATGCGTTTATTATACGGAGCGACGCTAGTAAGTTTCTTATCAGCGGCAGTTGTTGGTTTAGTTTTATAA
- a CDS encoding DMT family transporter, producing MNKWLTGCLVVLTTSLMGSAFAIGKIGLIYATPIMLVAIRFLIAGGFMAIIVKYLRFAHPKKVSDWLKIALIGLFQTAGVMGCIFVSLRTITSGQSSILTFMNPLLVVIFGTLFLKMTYSWRQWIGVIVGFIGVFITLSTQLDFQIGTLWGFLSAISWAIGTLLIKKWGSPINTWVLTAYQMLFGGLILLMGSFLLETPSFQITALSITILSWLVFMASVVQFSVWFYLLQTGDPGKTSAFLFLAPFFGVLAGWLLLDEKIDWHVMFGGVCIFIGIFMVNWTPNSSLKIGEN from the coding sequence ATGAACAAATGGCTTACTGGATGCTTAGTTGTATTGACGACATCCTTAATGGGATCTGCATTTGCGATTGGAAAGATTGGGCTGATTTACGCTACACCGATTATGTTGGTTGCAATACGATTCCTCATAGCAGGGGGCTTCATGGCAATTATCGTGAAATATTTGAGATTCGCTCATCCAAAAAAGGTTTCAGATTGGCTTAAAATAGCACTGATTGGACTTTTTCAAACAGCGGGTGTCATGGGATGTATCTTTGTCAGTTTACGTACCATCACATCGGGACAATCGTCTATTTTAACATTTATGAATCCCCTCTTGGTTGTTATATTTGGAACACTATTTTTGAAAATGACGTATAGTTGGCGACAATGGATTGGTGTGATAGTAGGTTTTATTGGCGTATTCATTACGCTTAGTACACAGCTGGACTTTCAAATCGGAACGCTTTGGGGTTTTCTTTCAGCCATTTCATGGGCTATCGGAACACTGCTAATCAAAAAGTGGGGCTCTCCTATTAATACGTGGGTTTTAACGGCCTATCAAATGTTGTTTGGTGGTCTCATTCTGTTGATGGGCAGCTTTTTATTAGAAACGCCTTCGTTTCAAATTACCGCCTTATCGATTACCATATTATCATGGCTAGTATTCATGGCTTCCGTTGTACAGTTTTCCGTTTGGTTTTATCTATTACAAACAGGAGACCCCGGTAAGACAAGTGCATTCTTGTTTTTAGCCCCATTTTTCGGTGTTCTTGCGGGCTGGCTATTATTGGATGAAAAGATTGATTGGCATGTAATGTTCGGTGGCGTTTGTATATTTATTGGCATTTTTATGGTAAATTGGACGCCTAATTCCTCACTGAAAATAGGCGAGAATTAG
- a CDS encoding nucleoside hydrolase, translating into MKKVILDVDTGIDDAYAIIYAIESKQLDLLGITGVNGNVPIDYVMKNTKKILKLIGNEEINVYKGASLPLLTEPNHEFRVHGKDGIGDALDHITVDDEESDVFAPDFMIEQAKKHKGDITFIMVGPLTNLALALRKEPRLAEWVSEVVIMGGLVTKAGMGNKLPNAEFNIFADAEAAKIVFHSGLPLKLVGLDVTHKTFLTRERMEELKGTKYYDFIVESSEIFRGFSKAKYGIDGCALHDPLTIGVAIDASIVQTEKHFVEVETKSELNYGQTICDFRGIWKKEPNMEVCLDVENEKFVSMFIDTLKQA; encoded by the coding sequence GTGAAAAAGGTTATTTTAGACGTTGATACTGGGATAGATGACGCGTATGCAATCATTTACGCAATTGAGAGCAAGCAACTTGATCTTCTAGGGATTACAGGCGTAAATGGGAATGTCCCAATTGATTATGTCATGAAAAACACGAAGAAAATCTTGAAGTTAATCGGAAATGAAGAGATAAATGTTTACAAAGGCGCAAGTCTTCCGCTTCTAACAGAACCTAATCACGAATTTCGTGTTCATGGTAAAGATGGAATTGGCGATGCACTTGATCATATCACTGTAGATGATGAAGAATCAGATGTTTTTGCACCAGATTTCATGATTGAACAAGCGAAAAAACATAAAGGTGATATCACATTCATCATGGTTGGTCCACTTACAAACTTGGCGTTAGCACTACGTAAAGAGCCAAGATTAGCGGAGTGGGTAAGTGAAGTCGTCATCATGGGTGGGTTAGTTACAAAAGCGGGAATGGGTAACAAACTGCCAAATGCTGAATTCAATATTTTTGCTGATGCGGAAGCTGCTAAAATTGTATTCCATTCGGGGCTACCACTGAAGCTTGTTGGCTTGGATGTTACGCATAAAACATTTTTAACACGCGAACGCATGGAAGAATTAAAAGGAACGAAGTACTATGACTTTATTGTAGAGAGTTCTGAAATATTTAGAGGGTTTAGTAAGGCAAAATATGGGATTGACGGCTGTGCACTTCATGATCCGTTAACAATCGGAGTTGCGATTGATGCTTCTATCGTGCAAACAGAGAAACATTTTGTTGAAGTTGAGACCAAAAGTGAATTAAACTACGGACAAACCATCTGTGACTTCCGTGGTATTTGGAAAAAGGAACCGAACATGGAAGTTTGTTTAGATGTTGAAAATGAGAAATTCGTATCAATGTTTATTGATACATTAAAACAAGCATAA
- a CDS encoding NupC/NupG family nucleoside CNT transporter, translated as MVSILWGLMGCTIIVLAAFLLSENKKAINIWTVSMGFIAQVVLGFFVLKWDIGMSIIQWLSDGVSKVMAYGVEGLKFVFGSLADKEGAAGPIFAINALAIMIYLTALIGLLYRFGIMQMFVRVVGGSLSKVMKTGHIESTNAAANIFLGMTQSFLSVKPYIRTMSRSQLFAVMVGGLASVSGAVLLGLAAMGIPINYLLSAAIMSAPAGLMLAKLIIPETEKLDPNEWKITDDKEKESGEKPSIMEVIVTESKDGLHFAVNAAVILVSIIGLIALLNGILGGVGSLVGLPGLSFETILGYVFAPVAFILGIPWSEAIMAGNLLGQKIIINEFVAFASFKDMIGLFSEKSIAILTFALSGFANLGSIGIILGVMLGIAPNRKKEIQDMAFKGLIAATLANLLNGAIVGIFFF; from the coding sequence ATGGTAAGTATACTATGGGGATTAATGGGCTGTACGATTATCGTTTTAGCAGCCTTTCTATTATCTGAAAACAAAAAAGCAATTAATATATGGACAGTAAGTATGGGCTTTATCGCTCAAGTTGTGTTAGGATTTTTCGTATTAAAATGGGATATTGGTATGTCCATTATTCAGTGGCTATCTGATGGTGTATCGAAAGTAATGGCCTATGGAGTTGAAGGGTTAAAATTTGTATTTGGCTCCTTAGCAGATAAAGAAGGAGCAGCTGGACCTATATTTGCGATTAATGCATTGGCCATCATGATTTATTTAACCGCGCTTATTGGTTTATTATATCGTTTTGGGATTATGCAAATGTTCGTTCGCGTCGTCGGTGGAAGCCTTTCCAAGGTTATGAAAACAGGTCATATTGAATCGACGAATGCCGCGGCGAATATTTTCTTAGGGATGACACAATCTTTCCTATCGGTCAAGCCGTATATCAGAACGATGTCACGTTCTCAACTCTTTGCCGTTATGGTTGGTGGACTTGCTTCTGTATCAGGGGCGGTATTACTCGGTTTAGCTGCAATGGGAATCCCGATTAATTATCTATTATCAGCGGCAATCATGTCTGCACCTGCAGGCTTAATGTTAGCGAAACTGATTATACCGGAAACCGAAAAACTCGATCCAAACGAGTGGAAAATAACGGACGATAAGGAAAAAGAATCCGGTGAAAAACCAAGTATTATGGAAGTCATTGTAACCGAATCCAAAGATGGCTTGCACTTTGCTGTGAATGCTGCCGTGATTCTAGTTTCGATTATAGGATTAATTGCACTTCTGAACGGTATTTTAGGCGGAGTCGGTTCCCTCGTAGGTTTACCAGGCTTATCTTTTGAAACAATTTTAGGATATGTTTTTGCACCAGTTGCGTTTATTTTAGGAATTCCTTGGTCTGAAGCAATCATGGCCGGGAACTTACTTGGACAAAAAATCATCATTAACGAATTTGTGGCATTTGCTTCGTTTAAAGATATGATTGGACTATTTTCTGAGAAGTCCATTGCAATTTTAACATTTGCCCTGTCCGGGTTTGCAAATCTCGGTTCAATTGGGATCATTCTAGGTGTTATGTTAGGAATCGCACCAAATCGTAAAAAAGAAATTCAAGATATGGCATTTAAAGGGTTAATCGCTGCGACATTGGCCAACCTATTAAATGGTGCAATTGTAGGTATCTTCTTCTTTTAA
- the rbsK gene encoding ribokinase, translating to MGKPIITVVGSINMDLVVTAAKRPEAGETLLGEKFYTSPGGKGANQAVAAARLGAEVHMIGRVGDDEFGSDLLKFLEKENILLNGVEPVTGSASGVAMITLAEGDNSIIVYQGANKETTRDYVRNFESLIAKSDVVITQLEIPIESVEETARLCQKHQTKFILNPAPAADLLVDLLMKTDFITPNHSERETLSKQVDLNKLLDKLIITEGKDGVVYFENEAPRRILSHSVTAVDTTGAGDTFNGAFAYAIGIKKDVETACHFANAAAALSVQKLGAQAGMPTKEEVNEFLRNNGKNKS from the coding sequence GTGGGAAAGCCTATTATTACAGTTGTTGGAAGTATTAATATGGATCTGGTCGTGACGGCGGCGAAGCGACCAGAAGCAGGTGAAACGCTTCTAGGGGAAAAGTTTTATACAAGCCCGGGAGGTAAAGGTGCAAATCAGGCCGTTGCAGCTGCTCGATTAGGAGCAGAAGTCCATATGATTGGTAGGGTAGGGGACGATGAATTTGGATCTGATCTACTCAAGTTCTTGGAAAAAGAAAATATTTTATTGAACGGTGTGGAACCGGTTACAGGTTCTGCGTCAGGTGTTGCAATGATTACTTTAGCGGAAGGCGACAATAGCATAATCGTTTATCAAGGAGCAAATAAAGAAACGACTCGGGATTATGTTAGAAATTTTGAAAGCCTTATCGCGAAAAGTGATGTGGTCATTACACAATTAGAAATTCCGATTGAATCTGTAGAAGAGACTGCGCGACTGTGTCAAAAACATCAAACGAAATTCATCTTAAATCCTGCACCTGCTGCGGATTTACTAGTCGATTTGCTGATGAAAACAGATTTTATAACACCTAATCATTCAGAACGTGAAACATTATCCAAACAAGTAGATTTGAACAAATTATTGGATAAGCTAATTATCACAGAAGGAAAAGACGGCGTTGTTTATTTTGAAAACGAAGCGCCACGCAGAATATTAAGTCATTCTGTTACAGCTGTCGATACGACAGGGGCAGGGGATACATTTAACGGAGCATTTGCTTATGCAATTGGCATTAAAAAGGATGTTGAAACTGCATGTCATTTTGCGAATGCTGCCGCAGCACTTTCTGTTCAAAAACTAGGTGCGCAAGCAGGTATGCCAACCAAAGAAGAAGTGAACGAATTTCTTCGCAACAATGGAAAAAATAAAAGTTAG
- a CDS encoding LacI family DNA-binding transcriptional regulator, with translation MAATIRDVAKEAGVSVATVSRVLNKNGYVSEESERKVLKAIKKLNYRPNSVARALFHKTSKMIGLIVPDITNPFFPELARAVEDVSMIYGYKVLLGNSDGNAEKEQTYIDLFNQKYVDGVIMTGHSSERDITLNSDTPVVVLDRASFSGLPTVTSNNYEGARQATKLLIEKGAENIAHIRGPREITSANDRYRGFIDEIEENNMSCVIEESAFNLAAAEEVAHTFYDKFPHIDGVFCSNDTIAVGFLKVALKRGIQIPEELQIVGFDGVAFGKMVYPELTTVAQPIYDLGAVASRLLIKLIENEEPEQKIYELETKVIERGTTR, from the coding sequence TTGGCAGCAACAATTAGAGACGTAGCAAAAGAGGCAGGGGTTTCTGTTGCGACAGTTTCAAGAGTGTTGAATAAAAATGGTTATGTAAGTGAAGAATCAGAACGAAAGGTATTAAAGGCAATTAAAAAATTAAATTATCGACCGAACTCTGTTGCAAGGGCTCTTTTTCATAAAACGTCTAAGATGATTGGATTAATTGTGCCGGATATTACAAACCCATTTTTCCCGGAGTTAGCTAGGGCCGTTGAAGATGTGTCGATGATTTATGGCTACAAAGTATTGCTTGGGAATTCAGATGGAAATGCTGAAAAGGAACAGACTTATATAGATCTATTCAATCAAAAATATGTTGATGGTGTGATTATGACAGGGCATTCATCGGAAAGAGATATTACTTTAAATTCTGATACACCAGTAGTGGTATTGGACCGTGCAAGTTTTTCGGGATTGCCAACGGTTACATCAAATAACTATGAAGGTGCGCGACAGGCTACAAAATTATTAATCGAAAAAGGGGCAGAAAATATTGCTCACATTCGAGGGCCACGCGAAATTACATCTGCAAATGATCGCTATCGAGGATTTATTGATGAAATAGAAGAAAATAATATGAGCTGTGTTATTGAGGAATCAGCATTTAACCTTGCTGCTGCGGAAGAGGTAGCTCATACATTTTATGATAAATTTCCACATATAGATGGTGTTTTTTGTAGTAACGATACAATTGCAGTAGGATTTCTCAAAGTCGCTTTAAAGAGAGGCATTCAAATTCCTGAAGAATTACAAATTGTTGGGTTTGACGGCGTTGCGTTTGGAAAAATGGTTTATCCTGAATTAACGACTGTTGCTCAACCAATTTATGACTTAGGAGCAGTTGCATCTCGATTATTAATTAAACTTATTGAAAATGAAGAGCCAGAACAGAAAATATATGAATTAGAAACAAAAGTGATTGAAAGAGGTACGACGAGATAG
- a CDS encoding YdeI/OmpD-associated family protein encodes MKNRKTNPKIDEYLNKTQEWQEEFTAMRRIALDCGLTEDFKWNHPCYTLNNKNIVLIHGFKEYCAYLFHKGALLQDTQGILIQQTENVQSARQIRFTTISEITENEAVLKDYIYQAIEVEKAGLKVEKKAEIMIPEELQSKFDDIPELKIAFEELTPGRQRAYTLYFSQAKQSKTRTSRVEKYIQHILDGKGLNDK; translated from the coding sequence TTGAAAAATCGTAAAACGAATCCAAAAATTGATGAATATTTAAATAAAACCCAAGAGTGGCAAGAGGAATTTACGGCAATGAGGAGAATTGCACTGGACTGTGGACTTACTGAAGATTTTAAATGGAATCATCCCTGTTATACGTTAAATAATAAAAACATTGTTCTCATTCATGGCTTTAAGGAATATTGTGCATATCTGTTTCACAAAGGCGCTTTATTACAGGATACGCAGGGAATTCTTATCCAACAAACGGAGAATGTCCAGTCAGCGCGGCAAATTCGATTCACGACAATTTCAGAGATTACTGAAAATGAAGCGGTCTTGAAGGATTATATTTATCAAGCGATTGAAGTTGAAAAAGCTGGATTGAAAGTCGAAAAGAAAGCAGAAATCATGATCCCCGAAGAACTTCAAAGTAAATTCGATGATATTCCCGAATTGAAAATTGCTTTTGAAGAATTGACACCAGGAAGGCAAAGAGCGTATACGCTATATTTTTCTCAAGCGAAACAATCCAAAACTCGTACATCTAGAGTTGAAAAATATATCCAGCATATCCTTGATGGAAAAGGTTTAAATGATAAATGA
- a CDS encoding YfhE family protein: MTNEKKAPKNPMTDKDNGLSSTQEVTYQDEFKKANRTANRENKNK, translated from the coding sequence TTGACGAATGAAAAGAAAGCACCAAAAAATCCAATGACCGATAAAGATAACGGATTAAGTTCCACACAAGAAGTAACCTACCAAGACGAATTTAAAAAAGCCAATCGCACTGCAAATCGAGAGAATAAAAATAAATAA
- a CDS encoding M14 family zinc carboxypeptidase, whose protein sequence is MKKSLLALSMAGAMMLSVTPVVDAVGNGPNYGGNETVNTSILHTYDELSDFLQKEHAKQKDMELEVIGQTVKGRDLYLVKYMKNPDNPTILFLTQQHGNEQLTTEGALEFVKHLGTGKMKGVTDDVNILIVPMLNADGAMGDVDFSLDDYVASGDRNLTRYNALGIDLNRDHITKIQPETKALHDNVMRKYNIDYMIDLHHQGTQSAIDNKYVSGSILYPTTPNVDEDVVLKSKQLGAVVYDAIEAKGWGHLGKYNGGSAETISRNGIAVEYGISTLLFEMRGMSDHFYDSYVLGQKSNGYLIKQTITTLDATVRAIADGSIETKDVSFWDTLPFQTNRTTE, encoded by the coding sequence ATGAAGAAATCGTTACTCGCATTGTCAATGGCAGGAGCCATGATGCTAAGCGTGACTCCAGTAGTAGATGCTGTTGGAAATGGCCCAAATTACGGTGGCAATGAAACAGTAAACACGTCTATTTTGCACACCTATGATGAGCTTTCTGACTTCCTGCAAAAGGAACATGCGAAACAAAAGGATATGGAACTAGAAGTCATTGGTCAAACTGTGAAGGGAAGAGATTTGTACCTCGTCAAATATATGAAAAATCCTGACAATCCGACCATCCTTTTCTTAACACAACAGCACGGTAACGAGCAATTGACAACTGAAGGAGCACTTGAATTCGTTAAACACCTTGGTACTGGTAAAATGAAAGGCGTTACGGATGATGTTAATATTCTGATTGTACCAATGCTAAATGCGGACGGGGCGATGGGAGATGTTGACTTTTCCCTTGATGACTATGTGGCTAGCGGGGATCGCAACTTAACCCGTTATAATGCGCTTGGCATTGACTTAAACAGAGATCATATTACGAAGATTCAACCTGAAACAAAAGCTTTGCACGACAATGTGATGCGGAAGTATAACATTGACTATATGATTGACTTGCATCACCAAGGTACACAGAGTGCGATTGACAACAAATATGTTTCCGGTTCAATTCTTTATCCAACGACGCCAAATGTAGATGAAGACGTGGTATTGAAATCGAAACAGCTTGGTGCAGTCGTGTATGATGCGATTGAAGCAAAAGGCTGGGGGCATTTAGGCAAATATAACGGTGGCTCCGCTGAAACAATTAGTCGAAACGGGATTGCGGTCGAATACGGAATTTCCACACTACTTTTTGAGATGCGGGGTATGTCTGACCATTTCTATGACTCTTATGTATTAGGGCAAAAGAGTAATGGGTATTTAATTAAACAAACAATTACAACACTTGACGCAACGGTACGTGCAATCGCAGATGGTTCCATCGAAACAAAAGACGTATCCTTCTGGGATACACTTCCGTTCCAAACAAATCGTACAACAGAATAA
- a CDS encoding M14 family zinc carboxypeptidase, whose amino-acid sequence MIMRKLGSTIGILALSASLALPVYAAESPGQETHHHEYSISGFTNYSELQHQLQQIEQSSKGIVDVEVVGKSNQGRDIYKATVGTGDKVILIQSEIHGNEKTGTVAILNMLKNLSNNSKQAREIREEVTLVFMPMMNPDASEGDKRRNSMTWNEVLVDFPQLEGASPAWNYLDRGISQSFDYGKNPGFDVNRDFNPDLNYVPEAKDFPGRSNEPGWFITPEAQTARDVYKSLQDAHGKVDAFIDIHHQGMYYVAGTADEVTLSLSAQFVPDPNTPAGAKYAQYKDKYNYDFSRQLNVAAYNELQSYGNSPFTNVSLYSQGLDLPGTALGTYALNGSGTVLFEVKGQTQMMGQKESGRLIKAVERGLTGIISAVADGSVGELNPEDYEKIPRTSSRPTN is encoded by the coding sequence ATGATTATGAGAAAACTTGGAAGTACGATTGGTATTTTAGCGCTTAGCGCGAGTCTTGCTTTGCCCGTATATGCGGCGGAAAGTCCAGGTCAGGAAACACATCACCATGAGTATTCGATTTCAGGGTTCACGAATTACAGTGAACTACAACATCAACTCCAACAGATTGAGCAGTCCAGCAAGGGAATTGTCGACGTGGAAGTGGTTGGTAAGTCCAATCAAGGTCGGGATATTTATAAAGCGACGGTTGGGACCGGTGATAAAGTGATTCTGATTCAAAGTGAAATCCACGGGAATGAAAAGACCGGAACTGTTGCAATCCTTAATATGTTGAAAAACCTTTCTAATAACTCAAAGCAAGCGAGAGAAATTCGCGAGGAAGTAACGTTGGTCTTCATGCCGATGATGAATCCGGATGCTTCTGAAGGCGATAAAAGAAGAAATAGTATGACGTGGAATGAAGTGCTAGTGGACTTCCCTCAACTTGAAGGGGCATCACCAGCTTGGAACTACCTAGATCGTGGCATAAGCCAAAGCTTTGATTACGGTAAGAATCCAGGTTTTGATGTAAACCGTGACTTTAATCCAGACCTCAATTATGTACCAGAGGCGAAAGACTTTCCAGGTCGTTCAAATGAGCCAGGATGGTTCATCACGCCTGAAGCACAAACGGCAAGGGATGTCTATAAATCATTGCAAGATGCGCATGGCAAAGTAGATGCGTTCATCGATATTCACCATCAAGGAATGTACTATGTTGCGGGTACAGCTGACGAAGTGACACTTTCCTTATCCGCGCAATTTGTACCGGACCCGAATACACCTGCAGGCGCGAAGTACGCCCAATATAAAGACAAATATAATTACGATTTTTCAAGGCAGTTGAACGTTGCTGCTTATAATGAATTGCAGTCTTACGGAAATTCACCATTTACGAACGTCTCACTTTATTCACAAGGGTTAGATCTTCCTGGAACGGCTCTAGGAACCTACGCATTGAATGGTAGTGGAACTGTCCTGTTCGAAGTGAAAGGTCAAACGCAAATGATGGGGCAAAAAGAAAGTGGCCGACTTATTAAAGCCGTTGAACGTGGACTTACGGGGATTATCAGTGCTGTTGCCGACGGCTCTGTAGGAGAATTGAATCCGGAAGATTACGAGAAAATCCCTCGCACATCATCTAGACCGACGAACTGA
- a CDS encoding alpha/beta hydrolase — MTLHPQAKMFLEQLAAVSKGAPAIDQLTAEQYRRISAQMFSQTGGPPEEVAHVENVMVPVDGGEINVRIYTPEGEGPFPIFVYIHGGGWVIGDLDLVDSTVRALTNASESIVVSVGYRRAPEFKFPTAPEDCYAALKWVAENISRYNGNPNFIAIGGDSAGGNLSAAVTLMAKDRGGPSIAYQVLIYPATNFAWNTLSMEENGEGYLLDKATIDWFTNHYLSEEDKTSPYASPILAKDLSGLPPALIITAQYDPLRDDGVLYADRLREAGVDVELSNYEGMIHAFFWMAGVMDAGREAIEQVGKAIQKNYTSKK; from the coding sequence ATGACGTTACATCCACAGGCTAAAATGTTTTTAGAGCAACTGGCTGCAGTAAGTAAAGGGGCTCCAGCAATCGATCAGTTAACTGCTGAACAATATCGTAGGATCTCTGCCCAAATGTTTTCGCAAACAGGTGGTCCTCCAGAGGAAGTTGCACATGTAGAAAATGTTATGGTTCCGGTAGATGGCGGTGAAATTAACGTTCGTATTTATACTCCGGAAGGCGAAGGACCGTTTCCGATTTTTGTTTACATTCACGGAGGAGGATGGGTTATTGGTGACTTGGATCTAGTGGATAGTACAGTGAGAGCGTTGACGAATGCATCTGAGTCTATTGTCGTTTCTGTTGGATACCGACGTGCACCTGAATTTAAGTTTCCAACTGCTCCAGAGGATTGTTATGCTGCACTGAAGTGGGTAGCTGAAAATATTTCTAGGTACAATGGCAATCCAAACTTTATTGCAATAGGCGGGGATAGCGCAGGAGGGAATCTTTCTGCAGCTGTTACACTAATGGCAAAAGATCGGGGCGGTCCATCTATTGCTTATCAAGTATTAATTTATCCAGCTACCAACTTCGCTTGGAATACGTTATCTATGGAAGAAAATGGTGAAGGTTATCTATTGGATAAAGCTACAATTGATTGGTTTACCAATCATTACCTAAGTGAAGAAGATAAAACTTCACCCTATGCATCGCCTATACTAGCAAAAGATTTAAGTGGGTTGCCGCCGGCTTTAATCATCACAGCACAATATGATCCTCTTAGAGATGATGGCGTCCTATATGCTGACCGATTAAGGGAGGCTGGGGTTGACGTTGAACTATCAAACTACGAAGGAATGATCCACGCTTTCTTTTGGATGGCAGGCGTAATGGATGCGGGAAGAGAAGCAATTGAACAAGTAGGGAAAGCCATTCAGAAGAATTACACATCTAAAAAGTGA